The DNA window aaaatacataaaagtTGAGCAGTGTATGCATTTTTGTGTATAGCAAAACCAGTTAGAAATTAAACTTTTATGTACATTTCAcatgataaattttttttttttttttcaagtgatcatatttatgcatacatGATATTAAACAGTATGAATACATTTCAATTTCTTCAAACAATTttgctttatatttatttatattttactttttccttAAGGTGTGTTATACTGTATTTATGCAGACGCAGAGTATTGCACAGCTAGCCGAGCATGCccaaaataaacataataaagaCGTTAAGGAATGTTTTCCTGATAAATTTCTAAGTTTATAATATGTGCATGATTCTTAAACGTgcttattttatacttttctACGTCATCTTGCATTTTTACGTTACTAcgtaatttctttttttcttttttttttttttgtaattattatattatataaagcattttttaaagtatataaaaaagttatatatatatatatacatgcatacaagcatacatacatatatcaagcaaaaataagaaaaaacacAAAAGAAAAGGATTACATAGCAATGTTAAATAACTggtttgttttgtttttcttcttaAATCGAAATTTtcaaagaatataataatgtgtaAATGTCtgaaaaaaagttattatttttcaagtATGTACTATTCAGTATACTTAACAGAAGTTCCATAGTTTTCAATAAAAACGGGTTGATTTCATATCTTGTTAATTTAAACGTATTATAAATGAATGTTGTTTtagttttaataatatttatttcatcataGAAATAACTGTTGTAATAGagaactatatttttttgaaaaaaaatatacaaattgaTTAGGaggataattattttattaaataaattacttAAGCAAATAAGGATATTAGAATCAAACAAATCCAGTTTTTTCTCAGAATGTAATAAAAGTAAGTAATCATTTAAACTTCTCTTAATGTCTGATATGGTATGCATTCTTAATGCTGATAAAAAAACTGTTATATACTGTTGTTCATCACTGTTTACAGAATTATAGTCTTTAGAattgtacattttatttcttaaattgCTAATTATCTTTTTCCATGTACGTCTAtagtttaataaatatatatcatgattagacaaatttatttcatactTTGATATATTTGCAATTATACTGTCAAATACTAAATCGTTCACagttttctcctttttttcgaAGCTTAGCGTATCAATGAATACGTAAAAATCAATAACATCAGTTTTGCACTGCTTGTTTTTCGCATGGAATTTTGCTTCATTAATTCCACTGCTATTACTACTACagttgttattgttactgcttctatttatattacttcCGCTAATACCATTACTACTTCTATTTCTATTACTTCCTCTAATAACATCAATGTTTCCAATACTGTTATCAACTTCCTCAAAATGTCCGTGAACTATTCTATTATCAGAACCTCTCCCCCTATGATGCCCAATCGGACTGCTATTGAACTGCATATTGCTAACATCATGTAGGTATTTCATGCAACAGGCACCTTTTTGTGTGCTCataattatgttatataaataataaaacaaaaataaatgatttagcagtatattgttaatatacaaattgtatttttcttggtcaaataattttatggGATTGTAATAGAAACTATTCTTAATACAGCCTTTTGTTTGATATATGCAAAAAGTTAAAATGTATAAGGATATGTTactataaaattttgaaatataatagataaaaaattcaCAGCACATCATATCcttcatatattttgaaatatttaccAAATTCTTATTCATAAAATCTAATACTACAATTTTCGTTTTATATCTTATTAActcattttcatcatttaacATGAATATTATGCAGCTATataatactataaaaaaactGGTAAATAAATTGTACTTTCTAACATGTTTTAGtggattttttatataaataatatcgACAGtgatgttttgttttattattttattatatactattttttgtatatatttgtttaaatcatttttataccactttgaatattttttatgcacattagttatataaatttttgtacACGAATCAATGCTAATATTGTTGCATTCTTCTTTATCTTCATtacacatataattattagtaACCATCTGATAGTTGTATCTAGAagtacaattattattattcgcAAAATATGTCATATCAAAACGTTCTCtcttattttctattttttctatgtcctccattttcatatttaacaAGCCATTTTTTGccgaataatattttacgaaaatttcctttttgcTTAGagattctttatattttctatggTTATTTTCTACATGGCTACTCATTTTactcatttctttttcttccttttctaACTCGTCGTAATTATATTCTACAACACCGTAATTTAGAAAggcttttataaaatatttcgtATATGTAActgaatttttattatataacaatgaaaaaaaattcataaatataagaaaataaaaatacacaaaattataaatatatgtattcaagTTACTACCAGAAGTTAACAGTAATGATAacctattttttctttcttgttcaatataatcaaatatatttttaaagaaaatgcCTCTAGGTAAACATCTAGTAATTACTCCTTTTTCTCTATCCTCTTTTTTAACActagtaaaaaattttacgcACATAAGATAactatatgaaataatatacttGTCTAGGTAATTCTTCCCTAcattctttaaataatattgtttcatcgtttcaaataaaaacaaattttctaaagatatatattttataaccgTTAATATAATGCTAAAGCAGTATTtctttatgtttatattatcatcgtacatataaataatttcaaacagtaataaataaagatatatatatgtatattcatcCACTGATTGCCCAATATCACCGGAATCATCCTGATTCCTATCTtcattatatacatgtttcaTTACTCGATTACAT is part of the Plasmodium malariae genome assembly, chromosome: 14 genome and encodes:
- the PmUG01_14037900 gene encoding conserved protein, unknown function, with the protein product MGKGSNACKRNQARERKNVEVKAGKSQLKANKEALNVICKVCYTVFMQTQSIAQLAEHAQNKHNKDVKECFPDKFLSL